The DNA sequence GGTTCTTTGTCATGTGTGTAATACCTGTATTAGACATGTTCTCTTCAAGTATTTGTTCATCTCTTTTTCTTTCATGCTCCATGGATTATACATGAGTTATTATGTTGCTTTGGTAATTATGTGCTTTCTGAAATTATACATTAGTATTTGCTTTGTCAACAGCCTTTATGGAAATCATTGTTGGCAGGTAACTATTGACTTGGCTGGCGAGGTTCTTGTGCATTTTTTGTTTGGTCCCTTACTCCTTAATGACCATCTTATGTCTTCTTGAAGGACCGGGCCAATGAGATATACAAGAAAATTGAAGATCTTAAGTCTATTAGAGGGCGAAATCAAGATGCAATTTTAGCTGCTTGTCTATACATTGCTTGCCGACAGGAAGACAGGCCTCGAACTGTGAAGGGTTTGTAGCTTAGTTTTAGTTTCTTTGCTgattattattttctattttgaTATTTGTTAGTTTAACTGATATGATTCCCTCAACTAGAAATTTGCTCTGTTGCCAATGGAGCTGCAAAGAAAGAAATTGGTCGGGCTAAGGAGTTCATTGTAAAACAGCTTGAAGTTGAGATGGGACAGTCAATGGAGATGGGAACAATTCATGCTGGAGATTTTCTGGTTAGTTTAAGCATTGTTAGTTTGATTAGTTACATTCTATTTAATTGAAATTTAACTTCGTCTGAGCTGTCTTTCGCTGTTTATTTTTCtggtttcttttcattttttagcACATATTCTTTTTGTTTAACCTGCCTATCTGTTTTGGCCTTGAATTTACAGAGACGTTTTTGTTCACATCTTGGTATGACAAATCAAGCAGTTAAAGCTGCTCAGGAAGCAGTCCAGAAGTCAGAAGAGCTTGATATAAGGTATTGATTTTAAAATGCTCTTATAAGAATAGTAGACAACTTCTTTGGATCTTTCTAGTCTTGTTGGTCTAATTAGTTATTATTTTGAAAGTAAAACGTCATCTGTTATGTAATGATTTCTTCAGCAGCTATTCATTAGTTGTTATTTATGTGTTCTTCCTCTCTAAGCTGAATTGATTGCATTTTGGATGTTCATGTATTGTACCTGAAGAGCTTGAGATCTATAACATATCATAAACCAGGCACCTGGTGGGCCATGTACTTGCTGCTGGCACATTATGATAGGATAATGGTGTCGTACATGCTATAGACCCTTCACCTAATTCACTCTGGTAACTATGGAATTTGATAAATACAAGTTGTTAAAAAAGTCAGAATTTGTACTTGTTTGACATGAATGTTAGATGTCATAGTGAAGAACAGGGTTTTTTTTTGCAGAATGTTAACACTGTCTCTTAAGTTTTATGTGTGGAACTGTGGCCTTTACAAGAGGGATTAGATCCTGACCGCAGAAACCTTGTGCAGGAGAAGTCCTATATCAATTGCAGCGGCTATCATTTACATGATAACACAGTTATCAGATGACAAGAAGCCTCTCAAAGGTTTTGCATTCCTGTTTTCACGTCTGTCGTGATTCACATGTTCCGTGTCTTTAACATATTTATGCTTGCAGACATATCCCTGGCAACCGGAGTAGCAGAAGGCACCATCCGGAACTCCTACAAAGATCTCTATCCTTATTCTTCAAGGATCATTCCAACCTCCTTTGCAAAAGAGGAGGACCTAAAGAACCTCTGCAGCCCATAATTTGTTCTCAGAAGAGTGTCCGAAAACCTGATACATCTTCAGGTACAATCATACATCCAGCTATGGATGGTATGATAGTATCGACTGATGCAATGTTTAGTTGTGAACTTGATCTGACCTGATCAACAGCATTAACTGAGCGGTGATCCTTTTATTTATCTAGGAACTTCTCGACCAAGGTGTTGTATCTGATTTGCAAAGAATTGACCTTTCTAAACTGATGCTTCAATCTGCTGTAGGTGTTTAACTTAGATGAAAACACCAACACAGTGAGGTAGACAACTTTTCATGTATCACTTGTATGAATGAAGTTTGTTGCTGTCGATTCGAAAGCATGTAAAGTTCAAGTTGCTGGCTATAAAGTGTTGTCATTAGATAGGATTCGAGTGTTTCAGTCAGTATTCTCGTAATTTTTATTGATTCCA is a window from the Musa acuminata AAA Group cultivar baxijiao chromosome BXJ2-1, Cavendish_Baxijiao_AAA, whole genome shotgun sequence genome containing:
- the LOC135584793 gene encoding transcription initiation factor IIB, whose translation is MADAFCPDCKRSTEVVFDHSAGDTVCSECGLVLEAHSIDVTSEWRTFANESADNDPVRVGGPTNPLLTDGGLSTVISKPNGAQAEFLSSSLGRWQSRGANPDRNLILAFKTIATMADRLGLVATIKDRANEIYKKIEDLKSIRGRNQDAILAACLYIACRQEDRPRTVKEICSVANGAAKKEIGRAKEFIVKQLEVEMGQSMEMGTIHAGDFLRRFCSHLGMTNQAVKAAQEAVQKSEELDIRRSPISIAAAIIYMITQLSDDKKPLKDISLATGVAEGTIRNSYKDLYPYSSRIIPTSFAKEEDLKNLCSP